A part of Chloroflexota bacterium genomic DNA contains:
- a CDS encoding DUF309 domain-containing protein yields the protein MINDDGEIIAQAPLPAKKPEIISGENLTVNAIIRLSQQGRWPVQQRQADFNQDALKGLQDFNRQAFFDAHEYFEEAWRSSPLEERELYRALLQISGGFYRLTQGRPTAAHKFFDRALHWLQPFPSPFKTVDIDSLRAWLTELLNALMEGHSSETILTQYFHPIDLPNQETL from the coding sequence GTGATAAATGATGATGGAGAAATTATAGCACAAGCACCCCTTCCAGCTAAAAAACCTGAGATAATCTCAGGGGAAAATTTGACTGTCAATGCTATAATCCGTTTATCTCAACAAGGCAGGTGGCCCGTGCAGCAACGTCAAGCTGATTTCAACCAGGATGCGCTCAAAGGCCTGCAGGATTTCAACCGGCAGGCATTTTTCGATGCTCATGAATACTTTGAGGAAGCCTGGCGCTCCTCGCCCCTCGAGGAACGTGAACTCTATCGGGCTTTATTACAGATCAGCGGCGGTTTTTATCGGCTCACGCAAGGCCGACCAACCGCAGCACATAAATTCTTTGATCGGGCCCTCCACTGGCTGCAACCCTTCCCTTCACCTTTCAAAACAGTCGATATTGACTCCCTCCGGGCTTGGCTGACCGAACTTTTGAATGCACTGATGGAAGGCCACTCGTCTGAGACTATACTCACCCAATATTTCCATCCAATTGACCTGCCCAACCAGGAGACGCTATGA
- the pcp gene encoding pyroglutamyl-peptidase I has product MKVLITGFEPFGQSLINPSQILLEDAPDQFPGGIELVKAILPVEKAAGPEALVDAILRYQPEAVICFGLAVGRSVISLERVAVNLMDYRMPDNAGQTVQDQPVNPDGPAAYFSSLPLRAMLTALQSNNIPAELSLTAGSYLCNQVFYTLMHHLATHGQSIPAGFIHLPACPEQAAHFDKPTPTLSLTIIKSALPLLLETLT; this is encoded by the coding sequence ATGAAAGTTCTCATCACCGGTTTCGAACCCTTTGGTCAAAGCCTCATCAACCCCAGCCAGATCTTGCTGGAAGACGCGCCGGATCAATTTCCAGGTGGCATCGAGCTGGTTAAAGCCATTCTCCCGGTGGAAAAGGCAGCCGGACCCGAGGCATTAGTAGATGCCATCCTTCGTTACCAACCCGAGGCTGTGATCTGCTTCGGCCTGGCAGTTGGCCGTTCAGTGATCTCGCTAGAGCGGGTTGCCGTCAACCTGATGGATTACCGCATGCCGGATAATGCCGGGCAGACCGTTCAGGATCAACCTGTCAACCCCGATGGACCGGCCGCCTATTTCAGCAGCCTTCCCCTCCGCGCCATGCTCACCGCCTTACAGTCCAACAATATTCCGGCTGAGCTCTCCCTCACGGCTGGATCCTATCTCTGCAATCAGGTGTTTTACACCCTGATGCACCACCTTGCCACCCACGGGCAATCCATCCCAGCCGGGTTCATCCATCTGCCGGCTTGCCCAGAGCAGGCCGCTCACTTTGACAAACCCACCCCAACCCTTAGCCTGACAATCATTAAGTCAGCCCTGCCTCTCCTATTGGAGACACTAACCTAA
- a CDS encoding right-handed parallel beta-helix repeat-containing protein has protein sequence MKTIQPTNQLVLTEDTRLETGTYFLPDGIIIAENGITLDGNGAKLIGNGHSGIGIRLNGLQEVTLRNLQISGFTQGIQAIDCQELTITNCRIRECGVVISDSSSDSPWHPTESFPCGVFMGSVGNSQIIRNDLQCQSNGLVAVSCRELTVKSNIASHNPGFGFIVNDTSKSTFLKNQANHCASELTKHPAFVKASEHSAGFLLFNGSEHNTFKLNEARLCAAGFRLEGLTSDGQAAPCSNNRFEGNDASHCVFSSFADRYNQNNHYLQNEASHSNTGFVLSGVSGATFERNTLVGNHKAGIAAENSVHCDVINNTLQDNRFGILLWSRPDESTQPRPPENDTSKFWDIRNNTLLRNHTGIRIAADQVAGLTPLGTNLTVQPPKPHDHEIYQNVISDNRIGIQTYEAERTIIKDNQFGLNLLGDIKS, from the coding sequence ATGAAAACAATCCAACCCACCAACCAACTGGTCCTCACTGAGGACACTCGCCTGGAAACTGGCACCTATTTCCTGCCTGATGGGATCATTATCGCCGAAAATGGCATCACCCTGGATGGGAACGGTGCCAAGCTGATCGGCAACGGTCATTCAGGAATTGGCATCCGCCTCAACGGTTTGCAGGAAGTCACCCTCAGGAACCTGCAGATCAGCGGTTTCACTCAGGGCATCCAGGCTATTGACTGCCAGGAGCTCACCATCACTAATTGCCGTATCCGCGAGTGTGGAGTTGTGATTAGCGACTCGTCCTCAGACTCCCCCTGGCATCCAACAGAGTCTTTTCCCTGCGGCGTTTTTATGGGGAGCGTTGGCAACAGTCAGATCATCCGCAATGACCTCCAATGCCAATCCAATGGATTGGTCGCCGTTTCCTGCCGTGAACTGACCGTCAAAAGCAACATCGCGAGCCATAATCCTGGGTTTGGCTTCATCGTTAACGACACCTCCAAATCCACCTTTTTGAAGAACCAGGCCAACCACTGCGCTTCAGAATTGACCAAGCACCCGGCTTTCGTCAAAGCCAGTGAGCATTCTGCCGGCTTCCTCTTGTTCAACGGATCAGAACATAACACCTTCAAATTAAATGAGGCCAGGCTTTGCGCGGCCGGGTTCCGATTGGAAGGGCTAACCTCAGATGGACAGGCTGCCCCCTGCAGCAACAATCGCTTCGAAGGAAATGACGCCTCTCATTGTGTTTTCAGCAGCTTTGCAGATCGTTACAACCAAAATAACCACTATCTGCAAAATGAGGCTTCTCATTCAAATACCGGTTTCGTTTTGTCCGGGGTTTCAGGGGCCACCTTCGAGCGGAATACCCTGGTCGGGAATCACAAGGCCGGTATCGCCGCAGAAAACAGCGTCCACTGCGATGTCATCAACAACACCCTCCAGGATAACCGCTTTGGCATCCTCCTGTGGAGCAGGCCGGACGAATCAACCCAACCACGCCCTCCTGAGAACGACACCAGCAAATTCTGGGATATCCGCAATAACACCCTTCTGCGAAATCACACCGGCATCCGCATCGCCGCAGACCAGGTGGCAGGGCTGACACCCCTCGGCACCAACCTGACGGTCCAGCCTCCCAAGCCGCACGACCACGAGATCTACCAGAATGTGATCTCCGACAACCGGATTGGCATCCAAACCTACGAAGCTGAGCGAACAATCATCAAAGATAACCAGTTTGGGTTAAACTTGTTGGGTGATATCAAGTCCTAA
- a CDS encoding aminopeptidase P family protein, with translation MNPIVIEKTQQAIELLKENNIDMWLTFVRETSAGGDPVLPLIYGESDLTWQSALIFTQSGERIAIVGRFELETAHNVGAYDKVIPYDESIRPVLLAELERISPKQIAINTSESDVLADGLTHGMYLNLCALLEGTHYIDRLISAEKLLSSLRGRKSALEIARIRTAFAITEEIYAKAISEIQPGLSEIYVAEMMQAEVVRRGLDFAWPRSNNPAVNSGPDSPVGHNAPTEIRIERGHLLHFDFGIRKEDYCSDIQRMVYLLKPGESKAPEAVQHGFDTVVHAIQAAFDLIQPGATGAEIDQAAREVVTGAGYPEFKHATGHQVGRLAHDGGAILGPAWDRYGQTPFLPLEVGQVYTLEPSLMVPGFGIIGLEEDIVVTAEGAEFLSNPQTELILK, from the coding sequence ATGAACCCTATCGTCATCGAGAAAACCCAGCAAGCAATTGAACTGCTCAAGGAAAATAACATTGACATGTGGCTGACCTTTGTCCGTGAGACTAGCGCGGGTGGTGACCCCGTCCTGCCATTGATCTACGGCGAATCGGACCTCACCTGGCAGAGCGCGCTGATCTTCACCCAAAGTGGTGAACGCATTGCCATTGTTGGCCGCTTTGAACTGGAAACCGCCCACAATGTTGGGGCGTATGACAAGGTCATCCCTTACGATGAATCAATCCGTCCTGTTCTGCTGGCGGAACTGGAGCGCATATCCCCTAAGCAAATCGCAATTAACACTTCCGAAAGCGATGTCCTTGCAGACGGCCTCACCCACGGCATGTACCTCAACCTGTGCGCTCTGCTGGAAGGTACGCACTATATTGACCGTCTTATTTCAGCCGAAAAGTTGCTCAGCAGCCTGCGTGGGCGCAAATCTGCGCTCGAGATCGCTCGCATCCGCACGGCATTTGCTATAACCGAAGAAATCTATGCGAAAGCCATTAGTGAAATCCAACCCGGCCTGAGCGAGATCTATGTGGCAGAGATGATGCAAGCCGAAGTGGTCCGCAGAGGGCTCGATTTTGCCTGGCCCCGCAGCAATAACCCCGCGGTCAACTCGGGCCCTGATTCACCGGTCGGACATAATGCGCCCACCGAGATCCGGATCGAACGCGGCCACCTCCTGCACTTCGACTTCGGCATCCGGAAAGAGGATTATTGCTCAGATATTCAGCGGATGGTTTACTTGTTGAAGCCGGGTGAATCAAAAGCCCCGGAAGCGGTTCAGCACGGTTTCGATACCGTCGTGCATGCCATTCAGGCCGCGTTCGACCTCATCCAACCCGGCGCAACTGGTGCTGAGATTGACCAAGCTGCCCGCGAGGTTGTGACCGGTGCGGGGTATCCTGAATTCAAGCATGCCACCGGGCATCAAGTCGGTCGCCTGGCGCATGATGGCGGCGCTATCCTGGGACCTGCCTGGGACCGTTATGGGCAGACGCCGTTTCTCCCCCTGGAAGTCGGTCAGGTCTATACCCTTGAGCCCAGCCTGATGGTGCCAGGTTTCGGCATTATCGGCCTGGAAGAGGATATCGTCGTCACAGCTGAGGGCGCAGAATTCCTGTCAAACCCTCAAACGGAACTCATATTGAAATAA
- a CDS encoding peptidylprolyl isomerase, protein MAKKIQQWASAPEMLIDLAKNYKAVMHTDKGDITLDLFEKLVPRTVNNFVFLAREGYYDGTIFHRVIMNFMAQGGDPTGTGAGGPGYSFKDEFNNELRHNKPGILSMANAGPNTNGSQFFITHVPTPWLDGKHSVFGEVVDGMDVVFAIPPRDPMHPEYDGVKIQSIDIIEE, encoded by the coding sequence ATGGCAAAAAAGATCCAGCAATGGGCGTCAGCCCCGGAGATGTTAATCGACCTGGCCAAGAATTATAAAGCGGTCATGCATACGGATAAGGGTGATATTACCCTTGACCTCTTTGAGAAATTGGTCCCCAGGACAGTGAATAATTTTGTTTTCCTTGCTCGTGAAGGCTATTATGATGGCACGATTTTCCACCGTGTGATCATGAACTTCATGGCCCAAGGCGGTGACCCCACAGGCACCGGCGCCGGCGGCCCGGGATATTCCTTCAAAGACGAATTCAATAACGAATTACGCCATAACAAACCCGGTATCCTTTCCATGGCAAATGCCGGCCCGAACACCAATGGCTCGCAGTTCTTCATCACCCATGTGCCGACCCCCTGGCTGGACGGCAAACACAGCGTCTTTGGTGAGGTGGTAGATGGGATGGATGTGGTTTTCGCGATCCCGCCCCGTGACCCGATGCACCCGGAATATGATGGGGTGAAAATCCAGTCCATCGATATTATCGAAGAGTAA
- the mce gene encoding methylmalonyl-CoA epimerase, with protein sequence MAAVKKINHVAVVVNDIDAALGFWRDVMGLELDHIEEVPSQASKVAFIPVGDSEVELVQPTDPESGLGKYLEKRGEGLHHLCLEVDDIEGMLAILKGKGARLINETPIELPGRKMAFVHPKAANGVLVELYELT encoded by the coding sequence ATGGCAGCAGTGAAAAAGATCAACCATGTTGCGGTTGTTGTTAATGATATTGATGCCGCTCTAGGTTTTTGGCGGGATGTGATGGGCCTGGAGCTCGATCATATTGAAGAAGTACCCTCACAAGCGTCGAAAGTCGCTTTCATTCCAGTGGGCGATAGTGAAGTAGAATTGGTCCAGCCCACCGATCCCGAATCGGGATTGGGAAAATACCTCGAAAAACGCGGGGAAGGATTGCATCACCTCTGCCTGGAAGTTGATGACATCGAAGGGATGCTGGCTATCCTTAAAGGAAAAGGGGCACGCTTGATCAATGAAACGCCGATTGAGCTGCCCGGCCGGAAGATGGCATTTGTCCACCCCAAAGCAGCCAATGGGGTGTTGGTAGAATTATATGAGTTAACTTAA
- a CDS encoding methylmalonyl-CoA mutase family protein, which translates to MSLNDEMKRWEDEVYDPLVRKFPERRDKFTTSSGIELPPVMLPPEHPNYEGSLGFPGEYPYTRGVQPTMYRGRFWTMRQYAGYATAQESNARYRYLLEQGQTGLSVAFDLPTQIGYDADDPLAQGEVGKVGVSISSVEDMETLFKDIPLDKVSTSMTINAPAAVLLAFYVAVAKRQGVPLSKLRGTIQNDILKEYVARGTYIFPPEPSMRLITDVFKFCKDEIPRWNTISISGYHIREAGSTAAQEVAFTLANAIGYIQAAIDAGLKVDDFASQLSFFFNAHNNFLEEITKFRAARRLYAKIMKERFGAQDEKSCRLRFHTQTAGSTLTAQQPENNVVRVTLQALAAVLGGTQSLHTNSMDEALWLPTEKSVRVALRTQQIIAYESGVADTVDPLAGSYVVESLTNQIEAMAMAYIEKIDAMGGAMNAINTGFMQREIQEAAYKVQIAIEKGDEVVVGVNDFQVEEEIELESLRVDPSVEEDQVARLAALRARRDGEKVSQLLGQLETAAKGDTPLMPVMVECAESNITLGEICGVLRDVWGEYRPPTFI; encoded by the coding sequence ATGTCTTTAAATGATGAGATGAAAAGATGGGAGGATGAGGTCTACGACCCATTGGTCCGAAAATTCCCTGAACGCCGGGATAAATTCACGACTTCATCCGGTATCGAACTCCCGCCAGTAATGCTTCCACCAGAACATCCTAATTATGAAGGTTCCCTGGGTTTCCCCGGGGAATATCCATATACACGGGGTGTGCAGCCGACCATGTACCGTGGACGGTTCTGGACCATGCGGCAGTATGCTGGCTATGCCACAGCCCAGGAATCCAATGCCCGTTATCGCTACCTGTTGGAGCAGGGTCAGACTGGCCTTTCAGTCGCTTTTGACCTGCCCACCCAGATCGGTTATGACGCTGATGATCCCCTGGCGCAGGGGGAGGTTGGTAAAGTCGGTGTATCAATTTCCTCCGTAGAGGATATGGAGACGCTCTTCAAGGATATCCCCCTGGATAAGGTCTCCACCAGCATGACGATCAACGCTCCGGCCGCTGTTTTGCTGGCATTTTATGTCGCCGTTGCCAAGAGGCAGGGCGTTCCGCTGAGCAAGCTGCGCGGGACGATCCAGAATGACATCTTGAAGGAATATGTCGCCCGTGGGACCTATATCTTCCCGCCGGAGCCTTCCATGCGGTTGATCACGGATGTCTTCAAGTTCTGCAAGGATGAAATTCCCCGCTGGAACACGATCAGTATTTCCGGGTATCACATCCGAGAAGCAGGCTCGACAGCCGCACAGGAAGTGGCTTTCACCCTGGCGAATGCGATTGGCTACATTCAGGCCGCGATTGATGCTGGTTTGAAAGTGGATGATTTTGCCAGCCAGTTGTCATTCTTCTTCAATGCCCATAATAATTTCCTGGAGGAAATTACGAAATTCAGGGCGGCCCGAAGGCTTTATGCCAAAATCATGAAAGAACGCTTCGGGGCACAGGATGAGAAATCGTGCCGCCTGCGTTTTCACACACAGACCGCGGGTTCAACGCTCACAGCGCAACAGCCGGAGAATAACGTTGTGCGGGTGACCCTGCAGGCCCTGGCGGCCGTGCTGGGTGGGACGCAATCGCTGCATACCAACAGTATGGATGAGGCGCTCTGGCTGCCCACCGAGAAATCGGTTCGCGTGGCTTTACGTACTCAGCAGATCATCGCCTATGAATCGGGCGTAGCCGACACAGTGGACCCGTTGGCGGGTTCTTATGTCGTTGAATCACTAACCAATCAAATCGAAGCGATGGCGATGGCATATATTGAGAAGATTGACGCGATGGGCGGTGCGATGAACGCCATCAATACCGGCTTCATGCAGCGTGAGATCCAGGAAGCAGCCTATAAGGTGCAGATTGCGATTGAAAAAGGCGATGAGGTTGTGGTCGGTGTGAACGATTTCCAGGTGGAAGAGGAGATCGAACTCGAATCACTGCGAGTGGATCCCTCCGTGGAAGAAGATCAGGTAGCCCGGTTGGCAGCGCTGCGGGCTCGGCGGGACGGCGAAAAAGTGAGTCAACTTTTAGGTCAGCTGGAAACAGCAGCCAAAGGTGACACACCGCTTATGCCGGTAATGGTTGAATGCGCCGAGAGCAATATCACCCTGGGTGAAATTTGCGGCGTTCTGCGCGATGTCTGGGGTGAATATCGCCCACCAACGTTCATCTAA
- the rplI gene encoding 50S ribosomal protein L9: protein MKVLLIKDVYKLGRAGEIKKVANGYGRNYLIPQGFAIPATPGAMKQAGRISVKATERRAVLNEELASVAEVLEGKTLTFAVKAGETGKLYGSISDQDIVEFVKENFEIELEKRQVETEPIRELGVYTLPVHLTMDLVPSIKVIIHREGELPTEEVEELEAVVEEVAEAPVVEEIAEPEAEEEAAEDESEEAEA, encoded by the coding sequence ATGAAAGTATTATTGATCAAAGATGTGTACAAATTAGGTCGAGCCGGCGAGATCAAGAAAGTCGCCAATGGTTATGGCCGCAACTACCTCATTCCCCAAGGTTTTGCCATTCCCGCAACCCCCGGCGCCATGAAACAGGCTGGTCGGATCTCAGTCAAGGCGACAGAACGTCGCGCTGTTCTGAACGAGGAATTGGCCTCCGTGGCAGAGGTGTTGGAAGGCAAGACCTTGACCTTCGCTGTCAAGGCTGGCGAAACCGGAAAACTCTATGGCTCCATCTCCGATCAGGACATTGTGGAATTCGTCAAAGAGAACTTCGAAATTGAACTGGAAAAACGCCAGGTCGAGACCGAACCAATCCGCGAACTGGGTGTCTACACCCTTCCTGTTCACCTGACAATGGACCTCGTTCCCAGCATCAAAGTCATCATCCACCGTGAAGGTGAATTGCCGACTGAAGAAGTTGAGGAACTGGAAGCCGTTGTCGAAGAAGTTGCTGAGGCTCCTGTGGTTGAAGAAATCGCAGAACCCGAAGCAGAGGAAGAGGCTGCTGAGGACGAAAGCGAAGAAGCCGAAGCCTAA
- a CDS encoding DUF4115 domain-containing protein — MTQTLGQQLKAIRQSRGIQLEEIAEITHIRLNYLEAIEEGDVENLPSPVQMRGFLRLYADTLGVEFEDLKVQGYHLTRADALAASQEEEEEEVSEEVETDSEISEDMPEGENKRSTEPVAETPYGTEIPAPTKTIEPADETPPAGVKPELPEESEEKPTPEAKIIFKEIGEHLRQRRDLLSLSLGDVETHTHVRKHYLELIEAGAFGELPSPVQARGMLANYTEFLNLDVDAILLYYAEGLQKQRLESQIATPKHAPARSLSPKALRLKNFFSLDLFVIAGIFLVFAFFIIWGVNRIMSVNIPETAATDLPEVADVLLATSAAETPTPDLALTEEGTAGAGEGDETEVVEQTPLFTSVANTSAINLVIIPRHNTWVRVYVDYELAFEGRMLTGNAYDYSANALIEINTGNAGSLQIYFNDQDIGPIGLIGQVADLVFTENGLVQPTPTATPTVTETPQATPSSTPTQTPTNDEAN, encoded by the coding sequence ATGACACAAACACTCGGACAACAACTCAAAGCGATCCGCCAGTCCAGGGGGATCCAACTTGAAGAGATTGCCGAAATTACCCATATCCGCTTGAACTATCTGGAAGCCATCGAAGAAGGCGATGTTGAAAACCTGCCTTCTCCGGTGCAGATGCGCGGTTTTCTCCGATTATATGCTGATACATTAGGCGTTGAATTCGAAGACCTGAAGGTCCAGGGATATCACCTGACCCGAGCTGACGCGCTGGCAGCCTCACAGGAAGAAGAAGAGGAAGAAGTTTCGGAAGAAGTGGAAACCGATTCAGAGATCTCTGAAGATATGCCTGAGGGCGAAAATAAACGCAGCACAGAGCCGGTGGCAGAAACGCCGTATGGTACCGAGATTCCTGCGCCAACAAAAACCATTGAGCCAGCAGATGAAACTCCCCCGGCAGGCGTTAAACCGGAGCTCCCAGAAGAATCTGAAGAAAAGCCCACCCCCGAAGCGAAAATTATCTTCAAAGAAATCGGTGAACATCTCCGTCAGCGGCGAGACCTGCTGAGCCTTTCTCTCGGTGATGTCGAAACGCACACCCATGTCCGCAAACACTATCTTGAGCTTATCGAAGCAGGTGCCTTCGGGGAACTTCCCTCACCCGTCCAGGCCCGGGGAATGCTGGCAAATTATACCGAATTTCTAAACCTGGATGTTGATGCGATTTTGCTGTATTACGCTGAAGGACTGCAGAAGCAGCGCCTTGAATCCCAAATTGCGACACCGAAACATGCCCCTGCCCGTTCCCTCAGCCCTAAGGCCCTCCGTCTGAAGAACTTCTTCTCATTGGACCTGTTTGTCATCGCTGGGATTTTCCTGGTTTTTGCCTTCTTTATCATCTGGGGCGTCAACCGGATCATGTCGGTGAATATCCCGGAGACGGCTGCTACCGACCTCCCCGAAGTGGCCGATGTGCTCCTGGCCACCAGTGCGGCAGAGACGCCCACCCCGGATTTGGCCTTGACGGAAGAAGGCACAGCCGGAGCCGGTGAAGGTGATGAGACTGAGGTTGTGGAACAAACACCCCTCTTCACTTCCGTTGCCAACACCAGCGCCATCAACCTGGTGATCATCCCCCGGCACAACACCTGGGTCCGGGTCTATGTGGATTATGAACTCGCCTTTGAAGGACGCATGCTAACCGGAAACGCCTATGATTATTCCGCCAATGCGCTCATTGAAATTAACACCGGAAATGCCGGTTCTCTCCAGATCTATTTCAACGATCAGGACATTGGTCCAATTGGCCTGATCGGACAAGTGGCGGATCTGGTATTTACAGAGAATGGCCTTGTCCAGCCAACGCCAACGGCCACGCCAACCGTCACCGAGACGCCGCAGGCGACACCCTCCTCGACACCTACCCAAACACCTACTAATGACGAAGCAAACTAA
- the rimO gene encoding 30S ribosomal protein S12 methylthiotransferase RimO, translating to MTKQTKQTYHLISLGCPKNLVDSESMAELLNHEGMTPVDTPEAAEYLIVNTCGFLQAARDEAIGVLTDLASEKMNWQKLIAAGCMTARHRQEIIDTVPGIDGLLGTRRWMDIMDVIRQTDETRQALPYTHFPSVQTVGQDEKGSHRVAIQGGSAYLKIADGCRRACAYCTIPLIKGTLVSRPMDKIVEDAKALADMGIQEMALIAQDVTDYGHDLQMKDGLTTLLESLVKAVPDIPWIRLMYTFPGYVTQPLIDLMASEPQIVPYLDMPLQHADPRVLKAMHRPSRMDTVRETLFAIREKMPEAALRTTFIVGYPGEDELAFENLVNFTQEIQFDHMGAFTYSFEKGAPAEPLGDPITEDQKVERLETLMQVQADISLARNQQFIGKVLDVLVEGVDEENQISIGRSYRDAPEVDGLVIIEDLAPVGEMVEVQINSALTHDLVGQLFPNEEE from the coding sequence ATGACGAAGCAAACTAAACAAACCTATCACTTGATATCATTGGGATGTCCCAAAAATCTGGTTGATTCAGAGTCGATGGCTGAACTGCTCAACCATGAAGGTATGACCCCCGTAGACACCCCTGAAGCGGCTGAATACCTGATCGTGAACACCTGCGGCTTCTTGCAAGCTGCCCGTGATGAAGCTATCGGTGTGCTGACAGATTTGGCCAGCGAGAAAATGAATTGGCAGAAACTGATCGCTGCCGGTTGCATGACAGCACGCCATCGCCAGGAAATCATCGACACCGTTCCCGGCATTGATGGCCTGTTGGGCACCCGCCGCTGGATGGATATCATGGATGTGATCCGCCAGACGGATGAGACCCGCCAAGCCCTCCCCTATACCCACTTCCCCAGCGTCCAAACAGTTGGCCAGGATGAAAAAGGCTCCCACCGGGTTGCCATCCAGGGCGGCAGTGCCTATCTAAAAATTGCAGATGGCTGCCGCAGAGCCTGCGCCTATTGCACCATCCCCCTGATCAAGGGCACCCTCGTCAGTCGTCCGATGGATAAAATCGTCGAAGATGCCAAAGCACTGGCTGATATGGGCATCCAGGAGATGGCACTGATCGCCCAGGATGTGACCGACTATGGCCATGACCTGCAAATGAAAGACGGTCTGACCACCCTGCTGGAAAGTCTGGTCAAAGCCGTCCCGGATATCCCCTGGATCCGGCTGATGTATACCTTCCCGGGTTATGTCACCCAACCTTTGATTGATCTAATGGCGTCCGAGCCACAAATCGTCCCCTATCTGGACATGCCCCTCCAACATGCCGACCCGCGTGTGTTGAAAGCCATGCACCGCCCAAGTCGGATGGATACTGTCCGCGAAACCCTCTTCGCCATTCGGGAGAAGATGCCGGAAGCTGCTCTCCGGACGACTTTCATCGTCGGTTACCCCGGTGAGGATGAATTGGCTTTTGAAAATCTGGTCAACTTCACCCAGGAAATCCAATTCGACCACATGGGTGCCTTCACTTATTCCTTTGAAAAAGGTGCGCCGGCTGAGCCGCTGGGAGATCCCATTACTGAAGATCAGAAAGTCGAACGGCTGGAAACCTTGATGCAGGTTCAGGCCGATATCTCTCTTGCCCGAAATCAGCAGTTCATCGGCAAGGTGCTGGATGTCCTGGTGGAAGGTGTGGACGAAGAAAACCAGATTTCCATTGGTCGCTCCTATCGTGACGCCCCCGAAGTAGATGGCCTGGTGATCATCGAGGATCTCGCTCCAGTCGGTGAAATGGTGGAAGTGCAGATCAACAGTGCACTCACGCATGACCTTGTTGGTCAATTATTCCCAAACGAAGAAGAATAA